From the Perca fluviatilis chromosome 11, GENO_Pfluv_1.0, whole genome shotgun sequence genome, the window ATGATGCTGTAGTCTCTCCACCATCCGGTCCATGTAAGCCTTGCTGTCCCAGTTGAGGTCGTCCTCTGAAGCCACAAAGAGGAAACGTCCCTTGGCTTGTTCAATGGGGACCAGGGTGGCCTTGTTCTCCTCTGCCAGCGGATTATGCATAACATTCTTGCTCATAAAGGCCCCTGACTCAGTGGGAACCATCTTGCTGATGTCCATCATTAATGCAGGGAGGATTTGGCTCTTCTTATGGTAGAGGGGTAAAACTGTATTGGCACAACAGCCGTTAATCCACACTGTGGCCTCAACACCTGGCAGGTAAGAGGCTACTGATAGTGCAAGATCTCCGCTTTTTGAAAGGGATAGTACACCAACTCCTTTACTGCCCACCTGTGGAAAAACATGTAAACTATAACCTGCTTTTTACTATTTCTTGTGATGTCACAAAGGTTCCATCTTTTGTAGATAAAcaaatggcgtttttccattacatggtacctgctcgacttgaCTCTActtgccttttttggttttccattaagaaaaaactattgattggtcagagagaatcgtcactaatcactgcgtcatcattgctagcaacagacgggggtgtcctgaacaaacccgctattttcaaatttaaaatttaaatttgcTGCTTCCAGcttctttcaaaacaaaatttgtcttctggctgtggcaacagccactgccgagaattaaaaacaacacacctttgacgttttgtgtgtgtgtcgcgttaggtcacggcagtttccagCAGCGTCGTTATGACAACCAGCCACGCTTGCttcacgcatgaggcggtacttaATCTGCAATGAAAAAAGGAGCCGAGCCGAGTGGGTAAGCGCCAATAAATGGAACTTAACTAATTTTAGCCACTGAGTAcagaacttctttttttttttatctttagcAACCCCAGTGATGGTATGAAAATGACACAGTGGTAGACAgacaaagtaacaaatgtgtcctTAAAAAAATACTATCAAACAACTCACcttatcttgtttttttaaaaactctATAGCTTCTTCGAAATAATCCAGATGGACCTCTTTGATGTTCTTCGCCATGTCATCATGACCGTACAGTGCTACAGTCAGAACCACAAATCCACGGTTGGCCAGCAGAGAGGCCCTTTTCTCTGACAAACCTCCACCAAAAGTGTACAGATCCAACAGGGCAGGGAATGGACCTCTTCCTGGATCAAAGACACATGAGAACCCAAAACTATGGCATCTTAAACTCAGAGGAGAGATATTCAACAAGGGGTCCGTGAcccccctagggggtcctcagactGAGTGCAGGGGGCCACCAAAAaaagtttctttcttttcttctattattatccattcattttcatccaccagtttaacatgcaactcaattttatacagtatatgtagtagggggtccctactcgGCCCCTCTTTCAGCTAAAGGGTCTAAAAAACACAGTGTGGCCACACaaacagtaggctacttgttaGTAGAATACATCGTTGTTTTGGTCTCTTCGGGGGATGAGTTAATAATAATCAGGATAAATGAATGCAAGCATTTTCCTTTAACTTTACTAACTGAATGACTGGAAGCATGACAGAGACATAGTCCAACCTGGTGGAGTGAACAGTACTCCACGGATATTCCCCTCTTTGATGGGGAGCCGGCTAACTCCGTCTCCAATCAGAAGCCTCTCATTGGTCGCCTCTGCCAGCATCCTGCCTTCCCCCTCCTTGTCGTGCACAGAGAAATTCACCACATGGTGGTTCAGTGAATTAGTTTTTATAAACCTTCTGTGCAAGGTGTCTGCCCTCATGGACCACAGCAGACCCATGGGTTCCACCCCGATGTAGCTCCCGCTGAGAGAGGGGTCTCTCTCCAGGTCGATCTCCCCGCTCCCATCAGCCTTGTAGGTGGCCGAGGAGCTGAACACCAGTCCCTTGTCGTCAGTGGATCTGGCTCTCATGGTGACCACCTGTCTCGCCCTCAGCCCGGCCACCTTCACCTGAACCGGCTCATCAAACATGCATCTGGCTCTCGGCAGCAGCCTCAGTCGGACTTGGGAGGACATCTCTCCTGAAACATATAAAAAGTAGGGTATTGTTCAAAAATATTCGATACTtgttcctaaacaatacttttttcgataccaaatttataaaacaaaaagaaattacaacattacacattaaggcaccaagctttttttttttcagctcctGCATTTCACAAAAAGCATGGATAAAAGAATagtacaacaaaataaaacaaattcccATACAACATGCATTGGTCGCTCAAAACTGAAGTCACATTGTCAAACCTCTTCACACAGTCAGGGAAAcagaagtgttgtcttttcctggttttaaaggctgcattacagtaaagttatgtcattttctgaacttaccagactgtagTAACTGTTCtaatatttgcctttacccacttagtcattatatccacattactgatggttatttatcaaaaatctcattgggtaaatattttgtgaaagcaccaatagtcaacactatggatggatggatggatggatagatagtatctatccatccatccatccatccatccatccatccatcctacaaaaatagattgtgccttttgtctgtcactgcgtgaacatgtttacatttaggctatttcaatagatgttttcagtcagttaagccaaataattgggtgacaaaaagcatgaatatagactattaattttacatatagactattaattttacaggcTAACAAATAAAGTGTGGGTAAACTGGTCAGGGCCCTAAAGTATAATCCGTTTttcgttttaaaccaaaaatgaaaaaacgaaaaaacgggtcgatttttcaaaaacaaaactatgagctccgttttctcgtttttccaatgtccatacaaattaaaaattaactgGAAAACTGCTCGTTTTTcaacagttgtttttttgttattcatgttTCCGTTTTAACCCAAGAGCGAGAATACGGGctcatttttataatgtgcataatcattgaaaatctgatggaacacaggtctcgtttataatgttattttggtcttacgtcttaagatcaaagttgactaaaacaaatccgctctggacaggaagtaacattaacgtgtcaaaataaaagtatgagagctgtaataactgccagaagaacaatgtactttagcttttgcctgtagcttgtcagattaagctacagttaattatttagggttatataaagtatttaattgagcaacattcattaatataagcCACAAAGGGAGTAATaatggatattgttttaaaatagatataggattataataatttttaaatcacattttaaataaaatctgcATTCCCCTAGCATTATGTGTGGCGTTATTGAATAGTTTTACTCTAATCTTAAATcagccagtaaaaaaaaaggcaaaaaatataagggctttttttaaattgctctgCAGAATATTGTATGTGACATGGTTGACCACATTAGTTGCCAGTGAACAtgtcaatgtgatgaagaacatAAATTAACAAGTTAAAGTGTACTGGAGACTCTCTCATTCTGGTCTGGTCTCCTCAGGCCCTGCAGACTGGACCAGAGTTCACGGTGAGCATGGTAGACCTCCTCACTGCTGGACCTGTGCCTGGATCACCCAGCTCGTTAGAGGTTCACTGCTCATACTAAGCCCTTGAAACAGTAGTTGGCCAATATtggataataaaatataatacatgatAGGTATTGTGTGGTTGAATTACAATAAGGAATGGTCAATGGtaagcactgtggcctcacagcaagaagctACTGGGTTGGAACCCTGGTGGCCCGGGGCCTTTCTgcttggagtttgcatgttcttcccgtGTCTGCATGGGGTTTTCTCCAGGTGCTCCGATTTCCCTCTCCCTtttacttaattgtaagtcgctttggataaaagcaccagctaaatgacatgtcatttaatgtaatgtaatggaatgAACAAGTGAACTAAAGCACATATAATAAGACTTAGAACATAACACCATAACAACATAAAACTCAAAgaactaaataacaaaaacgATGTGCTGCTGTATGcttgtgtgcttttgtgtgttgtaaattaaataattggtACCAGTCCTGACTTTGCAATGCATTATTTTTCTGATCAAGATAACTGACATCTCCTTGTaagcaatataaatatttactgCCATTGTATTGTTGGAGCAGAAGCAGATGGCACAGAATCatgcaaatgtttaatgttacaaccgagatatctctctctctctctcagaacatacactttcacaaAGGCTGGTGCATGTTTATCATATATAGTATGGTGCTGTGGACTCAAGTGGCAAATCTGAATCAGCAAAGTGGCCTACTGTAATATTCTAGAAGTAAACCACAAGTGTGGTCCAGTCTGCAGGGCCTGAGGAGACCAGGATGAGAGaagcaacatggcagcttcctcACTAATATGTTGAGAAGTTTGCAATGTGGCCCAGTTGTATCTGCATCACAGAGTTCTTCATCACActcaaattacagtttttcacaatcactaatttcagaaccatgatgtcatttttcaaaactctatagacacaaaactcaaaacggttatcacttgtaacacagactgtccaatgttcaaaacattgcattgtgcattcatatatttaaagaaatattgcacttgcacaatcatttgttcaaaaaactaattgattgtgaaataccGTTGAAatgttactttagatcacccacacacaagctacccatagtttcactgggtcatcgttcgtacaatcattacagttttttacaatcacttcggcactaatttcagaaccttgacgtaatttttcaaaactctagacacaaaactcacaaccaatgatcaaaatgcacatttttcaaaactcttaacacttttttcaattgcttggatacaacacacataaagctgagatcatttgttcatttaacaaagatcatctgttcattatgacacaacttaacatcaaagtaactactatttcaaaaagcaattcacacattacagttcagatgattatctattcatttcattacaatcatctaactatcaattgatacaactactcaaaatgataagtaactgttgcattgctgtagtattctctctactactgcagtacttttacagggatatatttatatatatatatatatagtaccataatgaaacaaatatcacctattttgtactataatatttaatgattgtaagaatgatgacccagtgaaactatgggtagcttgtgtgtgggtgatctaatgtaatgtttcaatggtatttcacaataaatttgttttttgaaccagtgattgtgcaagtgcaatatttctttaaagatatgaatgcacaatgcaatgttttgaacgttggacagcctgtgttacaagtgatgatcgttttgtgtgtagagttttgaaaaatgacatcaaggttctgaaattaggagcaaagtgattgtaaaaagcTGTAAtggtaatgcaacagttacttatcattttgagtagttgtatcaattgatagttagatgattgtaatggaatgaatagacaatcatctgaactgtaatgtgtgaattgctttttgaaatagtagtactttgatgttaagttgtgtcatattgaacatatgatctttgttaaatgaacaaatgatctttggtttatgtgtattgtatccaagcaattgaaacaaatgatcattggttttgagttttgtgtctagagttttgaaaaatgacgtcaaggttctgaaattagtgccaaagtgattgtaaaaaactgtattggCAGTTAAGTTGGTCAACCATGTCACATGAATATTCTGCAGAGTTGCAAAAAGAAGCCTTTTCATTTAAGTGGTCAGGTGgtttagcccttgtgttgtcttataaATTGGGTCATTATAAATGTTATTGGCATAACTAAATTGACCATTTCATAAAGCATGAAGTAATTTATCACTCAAttctgggttaccccttttatCCAACTTCATTCCGCTcattagttttacacttattttttgcattcatggtcaacagacctcatttacatgaattatacctaatttctcAGTAAAATGAGGATATACTATTAGTTGTTTTGGATTATAACAGACTGATATATtcaattcacttttatttatagtatcaaatcataacaagagttatctcaggacactttacaaatagagtaggtctagaccacactctataatttacaaagacccaacaattgtgtgtgtgtctgtctgtgtctttatgtctgtctgtctgtgtatgtgtgtgtttatgtgtgtgtgtgtgtgtgtgtgtgtttctgtgtgtgtttatgtgtgtgtgtgtgtgtgtgtgtgtgtgtgcatgtgtctgagtgtgtgtgtgtgtgtgtgtgtgtgtgtgtgtgtgtctgtgtgtatatatgtgtgtgtgtgtgtgtacttgtaaaTATATCTTCTGTAAAGGTCAATGGTGCCTTATTGCACTACCAGGTCAAAATTCACCCGGGAAGACCATAACTACTATAAATTTgattaaaacacccaaaatgttatgaaagttGTGAATATTAATTTACTTGCAAAGAGCATTGGAAGGGAACAATGCATGttgtttttggttaatttggttgaaagaaacccaaatttcttataagaaactttgaaaacacgaCAAAGTtaacccgaagacaacacaagtgttagaTGCCTTTTTACTGGCTGGTGTACGATTAGAGTAACTAGTCAATAACTGCCACACATAGGCTAATAATAGATGAATGCAGATttcatgtgatttaaaaattattatttaa encodes:
- the LOC120568655 gene encoding acyl-coenzyme A thioesterase 1-like isoform X2, with translation MSSQVRLRLLPRARCMFDEPVQVKVAGLRARQVVTMRARSTDDKGLVFSSSATYKADGSGEIDLERDPSLSGSYIGVEPMGLLWSMRADTLHRRFIKTNSLNHHVVNFSVHDKEGEGRMLAEATNERLLIGDGVSRLPIKEGNIRGVLFTPPGRGPFPALLDLYTFGGGLSEKRASLLANRGFVVLTVALYGHDDMAKNIKEVHLDYFEEAIEFLKKQDKVGSKGVGVLSLSKSGDLALSVASYLPGVEATVWINGCCANTVLPLYHKKSQILPALMMDISKMVPTESGAFMSKNVMHNPLAEENKATLVPIEQAKGRFLFVASEDDLNWDSKAYMDRMVERLQHHGKDNFESVSYPGAGHYLEPPYGPYCPSSFHGVAGNHVLWGGEPRSHAAAEVHLWKKIQEFFRTHLSCDVSQTNAKL
- the LOC120568655 gene encoding acyl-coenzyme A thioesterase 5-like isoform X1 — encoded protein: MSSQVRLRLLPRARCMFDEPVQVKVAGLRARQVVTMRARSTDDKGLVFSSSATYKADGSGEIDLERDPSLSGSYIGVEPMGLLWSMRADTLHRRFIKTNSLNHHVVNFSVHDKEGEGRMLAEATNERLLIGDGVSRLPIKEGNIRGVLFTPPGRGPFPALLDLYTFGGGLSEKRASLLANRGFVVLTVALYGHDDMAKNIKEVHLDYFEEAIEFLKKQDKIKYRLMREASVAGCHNDAAGNCRDLTRHTHKTSKVGSKGVGVLSLSKSGDLALSVASYLPGVEATVWINGCCANTVLPLYHKKSQILPALMMDISKMVPTESGAFMSKNVMHNPLAEENKATLVPIEQAKGRFLFVASEDDLNWDSKAYMDRMVERLQHHGKDNFESVSYPGAGHYLEPPYGPYCPSSFHGVAGNHVLWGGEPRSHAAAEVHLWKKIQEFFRTHLSCDVSQTNAKL